A window from Mesorhizobium sp. WSM2240 encodes these proteins:
- the trpS gene encoding tryptophan--tRNA ligase translates to MTAFKPLVFSGVQPTGNLHLGNYLGAIRRFVALQDSHDCIYCVVDLHAITQWQEPAELMKATREVTAAFLAAGIDPKKHVVFNQSRVMQHAELAWVFNCVARMGWLSRMTQFKEKAGKDRENASVGLFAYPTLMAADILVYRATHVPVGDDQKQHLELTRDIAQKFNNDFSDRIADLGLGVEMKVGEEKVNGFFPLTEPLIEGPAPRVMSLRDGLKKMSKSDPSDLSRINLTDDADAISKKIRKAKTDPAGLPSEIEGLKERPEAENLVVLYAALAETSKEKVLAEFGGQQFSAFKPALADLAVTKLAPIAAEMRRISSDEAYVDGVLRDGGERAGVMAEANMKMVRNIVGLLNG, encoded by the coding sequence ATGACCGCCTTCAAGCCGCTCGTCTTTTCGGGCGTTCAGCCCACCGGAAACCTGCATCTCGGCAATTATCTCGGCGCGATCCGCCGCTTCGTCGCCCTCCAAGACAGCCACGACTGCATCTACTGCGTGGTCGACCTGCATGCGATCACGCAGTGGCAGGAGCCTGCCGAACTGATGAAGGCGACACGCGAGGTGACCGCGGCCTTCCTGGCCGCCGGCATCGACCCGAAGAAACATGTAGTCTTCAATCAGAGCCGCGTGATGCAGCATGCCGAGCTCGCATGGGTGTTCAATTGCGTCGCCCGCATGGGCTGGCTCTCGCGCATGACCCAGTTCAAGGAGAAAGCCGGCAAGGACCGTGAGAACGCCTCGGTCGGCCTGTTCGCCTATCCGACGCTGATGGCCGCCGACATCCTGGTCTATCGCGCCACTCATGTTCCGGTTGGCGACGACCAGAAGCAGCATCTGGAGCTGACCCGCGACATCGCCCAGAAGTTCAACAACGACTTCTCCGACCGGATCGCCGATCTTGGGCTGGGCGTCGAGATGAAGGTAGGCGAGGAGAAGGTCAACGGCTTCTTTCCGCTTACCGAGCCGTTGATCGAGGGTCCCGCGCCGCGCGTCATGTCGCTTCGCGACGGGCTGAAGAAGATGTCGAAGTCGGATCCTTCGGACCTGTCGCGCATCAACCTGACCGACGACGCCGACGCGATATCCAAGAAGATCCGCAAGGCAAAGACCGATCCAGCCGGCCTTCCTTCCGAGATTGAAGGCCTGAAGGAACGGCCGGAAGCTGAAAATCTCGTCGTTCTCTATGCAGCTCTCGCCGAGACTTCGAAGGAAAAGGTGCTTGCCGAGTTCGGTGGTCAGCAATTTTCGGCATTCAAGCCGGCGCTGGCTGACCTTGCTGTGACGAAGCTCGCGCCGATCGCCGCCGAGATGCGGCGGATTTCATCGGACGAGGCCTATGTCGACGGGGTGCTGAGGGACGGCGGCGAGCGCGCCGGCGTCATGGCCGAAGCCAACATGAAGATGGTGCGCAATATCGTCGGCTTGCTGAACGGTTGA
- a CDS encoding universal stress protein, protein MVSKRLIREAGHRRKFLAIIDDTPECERAVAYASTRAKTTGGVLVLLYVIEPGDFQHWLGVEKIMRDEANAAANAALDGYATTVRAKLGIEPELVVREGKPAEEIHKLIEEDQDIAILVLAAGAGKEGPGPLVASIAGKGAAFPIPVTVVPQNLSDDDIASLA, encoded by the coding sequence ATGGTTTCCAAACGACTGATCCGGGAAGCCGGCCACCGTCGGAAATTCCTGGCGATCATCGACGATACGCCCGAATGCGAGCGCGCCGTCGCCTATGCCTCGACGCGCGCGAAGACGACCGGCGGCGTGCTGGTGCTGCTCTATGTGATAGAGCCGGGAGACTTCCAGCATTGGCTGGGGGTCGAGAAGATCATGCGCGACGAGGCCAATGCCGCGGCCAATGCGGCGCTCGACGGCTATGCCACGACCGTGCGCGCCAAGCTCGGAATCGAGCCGGAACTGGTGGTGAGAGAGGGCAAGCCGGCCGAGGAAATCCACAAGCTGATCGAGGAGGACCAGGACATCGCCATCCTGGTGCTGGCTGCAGGCGCAGGCAAGGAAGGTCCGGGGCCGCTGGTCGCTTCGATCGCGGGCAAGGGCGCGGCGTTTCCCATTCCGGTGACCGTCGTGCCACAGAACCTTTCCGACGACGACATCGCCAGCCTCGCCTGA
- a CDS encoding NifU family protein, translating to MFIQTEATPNPATLKFLPGKEVLIEGTADFRDAETARAASPLAGRLFDIPGVTGVFFGYDFITVTKDGPDWQHLKPAILGAIMEQFMSGAPVMNVGRPETPSDESGEFYDKADSEIVVTIKELLDTRVRPAVAQDGGDITFRGYENGTVFLHMKGACAGCPSSTATLKHGIQNLLRHFVPEVEHVEQIG from the coding sequence ATGTTCATCCAGACCGAGGCGACCCCCAATCCCGCCACGCTGAAATTCCTGCCCGGGAAGGAAGTGCTGATCGAAGGCACCGCGGATTTCCGCGACGCCGAAACCGCGCGCGCTGCCTCGCCGCTTGCCGGAAGACTGTTCGACATTCCGGGCGTCACAGGTGTGTTTTTCGGCTATGATTTCATTACCGTCACCAAGGATGGCCCCGACTGGCAGCATTTGAAGCCGGCCATCCTCGGCGCGATCATGGAGCAGTTCATGTCGGGCGCGCCGGTGATGAATGTCGGCCGGCCCGAAACGCCTTCTGACGAATCCGGCGAGTTCTACGACAAGGCCGATTCGGAGATTGTCGTCACTATCAAGGAACTGCTCGACACCCGCGTTCGTCCGGCAGTCGCCCAGGATGGCGGCGACATCACTTTCCGGGGCTACGAGAACGGCACGGTTTTCCTGCACATGAAGGGAGCTTGCGCCGGCTGCCCGTCCTCGACCGCGACGCTGAAGCACGGCATCCAGAACCTGCTGCGCCATTTCGTTCCTGAAGTCGAGCACGTCGAACAGATCGGCTGA
- a CDS encoding L,D-transpeptidase, whose amino-acid sequence MQMKTLALAVGLALATAVSGCSTFGSYKVFSSDYGSRTDAGYRLPSIPIYKVPKKYHRQIVAYNGGEEPGTIIVDTAEKYLYFVLPRGEAVRYGIGVGREGFEWKGTARVAAKREWPVWTPPAEMIRRQPELAKYRGGMEPGITNALGARALYLYNKRGDTGYRLHGTPEWASIGKAMSSGCIRLMNQDIIDLYNRAEVGAKVIVK is encoded by the coding sequence ATGCAGATGAAAACACTTGCCCTTGCAGTCGGGCTGGCGCTCGCTACCGCGGTTTCCGGGTGCAGCACATTCGGCTCGTACAAGGTGTTTTCGTCCGATTACGGCAGCCGAACGGACGCCGGCTATCGCCTTCCGAGCATTCCCATCTACAAGGTGCCCAAGAAATACCATCGCCAGATCGTCGCTTACAACGGCGGCGAGGAGCCCGGAACGATCATCGTCGACACTGCCGAGAAGTATCTCTACTTCGTCCTGCCCAGGGGCGAAGCGGTGCGCTACGGCATCGGCGTCGGCCGCGAAGGCTTTGAATGGAAGGGCACCGCCCGTGTCGCGGCAAAGCGCGAATGGCCGGTATGGACGCCGCCGGCCGAGATGATCAGGCGGCAGCCGGAACTCGCGAAATATCGCGGCGGAATGGAGCCGGGCATCACCAACGCGCTCGGCGCGCGTGCCCTCTATCTCTACAACAAGCGCGGCGACACCGGCTATCGCCTGCACGGGACGCCGGAATGGGCTTCGATCGGCAAGGCAATGTCATCGGGCTGCATCCGGCTGATGAACCAGGATATCATCGACCTCTACAACCGCGCCGAAGTCGGAGCCAAGGTCATCGTCAAATAA
- a CDS encoding MmcB family DNA repair protein — protein sequence MPIISPILANPLVDGRQSERAMVVRRGVQRLLMQMGAHVLPELCLATGRRADLVALTRTGDVWIIEIKSSIEDFRVDRKWPEYRLHSDRFFFATHPEVPASIFPEECGFILSDGYGAEIMRDAPEHRLAAATRKALMLRMARAGAARLLAAELAGVSVPALDGESE from the coding sequence ATGCCGATCATCAGCCCGATTCTCGCCAATCCGCTCGTCGACGGCCGCCAGTCTGAACGGGCGATGGTGGTCAGGCGCGGCGTCCAGCGACTGCTCATGCAGATGGGCGCGCATGTGCTGCCGGAACTGTGCCTGGCAACGGGCCGGCGCGCCGACCTCGTCGCGCTGACGCGGACGGGCGACGTCTGGATCATAGAGATCAAATCATCGATCGAGGATTTCCGGGTCGACCGCAAATGGCCTGAATACCGGCTGCATTCTGATCGCTTCTTCTTCGCCACGCACCCGGAGGTGCCGGCCTCGATCTTTCCCGAGGAATGCGGCTTCATCCTCTCCGACGGCTATGGCGCGGAGATCATGCGAGACGCGCCGGAGCACCGGCTGGCGGCGGCAACCCGCAAGGCGCTGATGCTGCGCATGGCCCGTGCCGGCGCGGCAAGGCTGCTGGCGGCGGAATTGGCGGGCGTTTCGGTGCCGGCGCTGGACGGAGAAAGTGAGTAG
- a CDS encoding ActR/PrrA/RegA family redox response regulator transcription factor — protein sequence MINEETVQGIVGAGDVSLLIVDDDKPFLTRLARAMETRGFQVETAESVEEAVAKARAHPPAYAVVDMRLGDGNGLDVVAAIREKRTDSRTIILTGYGNIATAVTAVKLGAVDYLSKPADADDVFAALTRTAGERAAPPENPMSADRVRWEHIQRVYEMCERNVSETARRLNMHRRTLQRILAKRAPR from the coding sequence ATGATCAATGAAGAAACCGTTCAGGGCATCGTCGGCGCAGGCGATGTGTCGCTGCTGATCGTGGACGACGACAAACCGTTCCTCACCCGCCTGGCGCGCGCCATGGAGACGCGGGGCTTTCAGGTCGAGACCGCCGAAAGCGTCGAGGAAGCGGTGGCGAAAGCCCGCGCCCACCCGCCCGCCTATGCTGTGGTCGACATGCGGCTCGGCGACGGCAACGGGCTCGACGTGGTTGCGGCGATCCGCGAAAAGCGCACCGATTCCCGCACCATCATCCTCACCGGCTACGGCAACATCGCAACGGCAGTGACGGCTGTGAAGCTCGGCGCGGTCGACTACCTGTCAAAGCCGGCCGATGCCGACGACGTGTTCGCGGCGCTGACCCGCACTGCCGGCGAGCGCGCCGCGCCACCGGAAAACCCGATGTCGGCCGACCGCGTACGCTGGGAGCATATCCAGCGCGTCTACGAGATGTGCGAGCGCAACGTGTCGGAAACCGCCCGGCGGCTCAACATGCATCGGCGCACGCTGCAGCGCATCCTCGCCAAGCGTGCGCCCCGTTGA
- a CDS encoding ActS/PrrB/RegB family redox-sensitive histidine kinase: protein MIEKLRTPDLQQSHRLRLNTLIRLRWLAIVGQSVTVIFVAYWLDFPLPVSLCFALIACSAWLNLFLTFRYPAAHRLTPRAAFITLTFDALQLAGLLYMTGGLTNPFSLLLTVPVIISATSLSLPLTALLGVLVMAMATLLAFFHLPLPWFEGAELSMPFIYVAGMWTAVFCSTTFTAVYAWRVAEEARLLANALAATELVLQREQHLSALDGLAAAAAHELGTPLATIALVAREMERALRGDPKYHEDVTLLRSQSERCREILKRLTSLSSEGEAHLARLPVTSLVEEVIAPHRDFGIAIRLEPGERVGPEPVARRNPGVIYGLGNLVENAVDFAASTVTIRWRWDEREVAFDIVDDGPGFPPEIIDRIGEPYMSTRQGAEPGGGLGLGLFIAKTLLERSGAVLSFYNANERGKGAVVQVSWPREAFLNPGSAASTMFDTA, encoded by the coding sequence ATGATCGAAAAGCTGCGAACACCCGACCTCCAGCAGAGCCACCGGCTGCGGCTGAACACCTTGATAAGGCTGCGGTGGCTGGCGATCGTCGGCCAGAGCGTCACCGTCATTTTTGTCGCCTACTGGCTTGATTTTCCCCTTCCCGTCAGCCTGTGCTTCGCGCTCATCGCCTGCTCCGCCTGGCTCAACCTGTTCCTCACCTTCCGTTACCCGGCCGCTCACCGGCTGACACCGCGCGCAGCCTTCATCACGCTCACCTTCGATGCGCTGCAGCTTGCCGGCTTGCTCTACATGACCGGCGGGCTGACAAACCCGTTTTCGTTGCTGCTGACGGTGCCGGTCATCATCTCGGCAACGTCCCTGTCGCTGCCGCTCACGGCCCTGCTTGGCGTCCTCGTCATGGCCATGGCCACGCTGTTGGCCTTCTTCCATCTGCCGCTGCCGTGGTTTGAAGGCGCCGAGCTTTCGATGCCCTTCATTTACGTCGCCGGCATGTGGACGGCTGTGTTCTGCTCGACCACCTTCACCGCCGTCTATGCCTGGCGCGTCGCGGAGGAGGCGCGGCTGCTCGCAAACGCGCTCGCCGCCACCGAACTCGTCCTGCAGCGAGAACAGCATCTTTCGGCGCTGGATGGGCTTGCGGCGGCGGCGGCGCACGAACTCGGCACGCCGCTCGCCACAATCGCCCTCGTCGCTAGGGAGATGGAACGCGCGCTGCGCGGCGATCCCAAATACCACGAGGACGTCACTCTTCTGCGTTCTCAGAGTGAGCGCTGCCGCGAGATCCTGAAGCGCCTGACCAGCCTGTCGTCCGAGGGCGAAGCGCATCTCGCCCGATTGCCGGTGACCTCGCTGGTCGAGGAGGTGATCGCACCACACCGCGATTTCGGCATCGCTATACGGCTCGAACCCGGTGAACGGGTCGGCCCCGAGCCGGTCGCGCGGCGCAATCCGGGCGTGATTTACGGCCTCGGCAATCTCGTCGAAAACGCCGTCGACTTCGCTGCCAGCACGGTCACGATACGCTGGCGCTGGGACGAGCGGGAAGTCGCCTTCGATATCGTCGACGACGGGCCGGGCTTTCCGCCGGAAATCATCGACCGGATCGGCGAGCCCTATATGTCGACCCGCCAGGGGGCGGAACCGGGTGGTGGCCTCGGGCTAGGCCTGTTCATCGCCAAGACGCTGCTCGAGCGTTCGGGCGCTGTGCTTTCCTTCTACAATGCGAATGAGCGGGGCAAGGGGGCGGTCGTTCAGGTAAGCTGGCCGCGTGAAGCCTTCCTTAACCCCGGCTCGGCGGCGAGTACGATGTTCGACACCGCATAG
- the hrpB gene encoding ATP-dependent helicase HrpB, protein MIVRALPDLPVTAALPALLQALERFGKAVLVAPPGAGKTTLAPLALLDTPWLGGGKILLLEPRRLAARAAARRMAELLGEDVGGTVGYAMRMERRVSAATRILVVTEGVLARTILDDPELPGVSAVLFDEFHERSLDGDFGLALALDVQGGLRPDLRLLVMSATLDGARVARLLGEAPVIESQGRSFPVDIRYDERPAGVPVEDAMAKAIREALASEPGSVLAFLPGQREIERTAERLQGRLGADIDVAPLYGMLDGKAQDAAIRPPPPGRRKVVLATSIAETSITIDGVRVVIDSGLSRLPKYEPSTGLTRLETVRVSRASADQRAGRAGRTQPGVAIRLWRAEQTAALPAFTPPEILEADLSSLVLDCAAFGVADPASLAFLDPPPAPALAEARALLADLDAIDAAGRLTPSGEAMRKLALPVRLAHMVADAAKEGHTLAAAMLAVLVTERGLGGDSADLERRLMRFRGDKSPRATAARQLAERLARQAGGARTAPHAGGGEQISPPIGSLLVHAWPDRVAKARGARGRFVLANGSGAMLDEADPLAGEAFIVVADLKGKAQNARIAAAAAVPIGEIREALRARISRQVDSSFDPEKRAVRVRETERLGAIVLSERMLPPPTGAEADRAILDALRAHGLALLPWSREAETLRHRLQWLHRGIGAPWPDVSDEALLASLDDWLAPFLPGEASFQRLDAGVLHAGLMSLVPHDLQRKIASLAPTHFDAPSGSRVPVRYDGEWPVLAIRVQELFGLDRHPTIAGGTVPLTLELLSPAHRPIQTTRDLPGFWRGSWADVRSEMRGRYPKHFWPEDPASAEATPRAKPRVK, encoded by the coding sequence ATGATTGTGCGAGCGCTCCCCGACCTTCCCGTCACCGCGGCGCTTCCGGCTCTGCTCCAGGCGCTGGAGCGTTTTGGCAAGGCCGTGCTGGTGGCTCCGCCGGGCGCTGGCAAGACCACACTCGCACCGCTGGCGCTGCTCGACACGCCATGGCTCGGCGGCGGAAAGATACTGCTTCTGGAGCCGCGCCGGCTCGCCGCACGCGCCGCGGCCCGGCGCATGGCCGAATTACTCGGCGAGGACGTCGGCGGTACGGTCGGCTATGCCATGCGCATGGAGCGCCGGGTTTCGGCCGCGACCCGCATACTGGTGGTGACGGAGGGCGTGCTGGCGCGCACGATCCTCGACGATCCGGAACTGCCCGGCGTCTCGGCGGTCCTGTTCGACGAGTTCCATGAGCGCTCGCTCGACGGTGATTTCGGCCTGGCCCTGGCGCTGGATGTGCAGGGCGGGCTGCGACCCGATCTCCGGCTGCTCGTGATGTCGGCGACCCTGGACGGCGCCCGTGTGGCGCGTCTGCTGGGCGAAGCGCCGGTCATCGAGAGCCAGGGGCGCAGCTTCCCCGTCGACATTCGCTATGACGAGCGCCCGGCAGGCGTGCCTGTCGAGGATGCGATGGCAAAGGCCATCCGAGAGGCGCTTGCTTCCGAGCCGGGCAGCGTGCTCGCCTTCCTGCCCGGCCAGCGCGAGATCGAGCGGACCGCCGAACGCCTTCAGGGCCGTCTCGGCGCGGATATCGACGTTGCGCCGCTCTACGGCATGCTCGACGGCAAGGCGCAGGACGCCGCGATCAGGCCGCCGCCGCCGGGTCGCCGCAAGGTAGTGTTGGCCACATCCATCGCCGAAACCTCGATCACCATCGATGGCGTGCGCGTGGTCATCGACAGCGGCCTGTCGCGCCTGCCGAAATACGAGCCGTCCACCGGCCTGACCCGACTGGAGACTGTGCGCGTGTCGCGCGCTTCGGCCGATCAGCGCGCCGGCCGTGCCGGGCGCACCCAGCCGGGCGTTGCGATCCGCCTCTGGCGCGCCGAGCAGACGGCGGCGCTGCCGGCCTTCACGCCGCCAGAGATCCTGGAAGCTGACCTCTCGTCGCTGGTTCTGGATTGCGCCGCCTTCGGCGTGGCCGATCCGGCCAGCCTCGCCTTCCTCGACCCGCCGCCGGCTCCGGCCCTTGCCGAGGCGCGAGCGCTGCTTGCCGATCTCGACGCCATCGATGCTGCTGGACGGCTGACGCCGTCGGGCGAAGCGATGCGCAAACTGGCGCTGCCGGTGCGGCTCGCGCACATGGTCGCGGATGCGGCGAAAGAGGGTCACACTCTGGCGGCGGCCATGCTTGCGGTGCTCGTCACCGAGCGCGGGCTCGGCGGCGACAGCGCCGACCTCGAACGGCGGCTGATGCGCTTCCGCGGTGACAAGTCGCCGCGCGCCACTGCCGCCAGGCAACTCGCCGAGCGTCTGGCGCGTCAGGCGGGTGGAGCGAGAACCGCCCCTCACGCGGGAGGTGGCGAACAAATATCGCCGCCTATCGGCTCTCTCCTCGTCCACGCCTGGCCCGATCGCGTCGCCAAGGCGCGCGGCGCACGCGGCCGGTTCGTGCTCGCCAACGGCAGCGGCGCCATGCTTGACGAAGCCGACCCGCTGGCCGGCGAGGCTTTCATTGTCGTCGCCGACCTTAAGGGCAAGGCGCAGAATGCGCGGATCGCCGCCGCCGCCGCCGTTCCGATCGGTGAGATACGCGAAGCGCTCCGCGCGCGCATTTCGCGGCAGGTGGATTCAAGCTTCGACCCTGAAAAGCGTGCGGTCAGGGTGCGCGAGACCGAGCGCCTCGGCGCGATCGTGCTTTCCGAGCGCATGCTGCCGCCGCCGACCGGAGCGGAGGCCGACCGCGCCATACTCGATGCGCTAAGGGCACACGGCCTCGCCCTGCTGCCGTGGAGCAGGGAAGCCGAAACGCTCCGCCATAGGCTGCAATGGCTGCATCGTGGTATCGGCGCGCCCTGGCCGGACGTTTCGGACGAGGCGCTGCTCGCATCGCTCGACGATTGGCTCGCGCCATTTCTCCCCGGCGAGGCTTCTTTCCAGCGCCTCGACGCAGGTGTGCTCCACGCCGGCCTGATGTCGCTGGTGCCGCACGACCTGCAGCGCAAGATCGCTTCGCTGGCGCCGACCCACTTCGATGCTCCTTCCGGCAGCCGCGTGCCGGTAAGGTACGATGGCGAATGGCCGGTGCTGGCCATTCGCGTGCAGGAACTTTTCGGCCTCGACCGGCACCCGACGATCGCCGGCGGCACGGTGCCGCTCACGCTGGAGCTTCTGTCGCCCGCGCATCGGCCGATCCAGACGACCCGCGACCTGCCAGGCTTCTGGCGCGGCTCCTGGGCCGATGTACGCTCCGAAATGCGCGGCCGCTATCCGAAACATTTCTGGCCGGAGGATCCGGCTTCGGCCGAAGCGACGCCACGGGCCAAGCCGCGCGTTAAATAG
- a CDS encoding ATP-binding cassette domain-containing protein translates to MAEQQLFLDKVTIALGARMLLSVTHRVEPGSVLTVMGPSGSGKSTLLAYIGGFLDRAFSATGKVFSGTEEITALPAEERHAGILFQDPLLFPHMSVGGNLLFAIPPSVRGRAARSALVKEALDGVGLAGTAARDPDTLSGGQKARVALARVLLSGPRMLLLDEPFSKLDAGLRSQMRELVFAKARTSYLPVLLVTHDEADAEAADGPVIRIGE, encoded by the coding sequence ATGGCCGAGCAGCAGCTTTTCCTTGACAAGGTGACGATCGCGCTCGGTGCGCGCATGCTGCTTTCCGTCACTCACCGCGTCGAGCCCGGAAGCGTGCTGACCGTGATGGGGCCGTCGGGATCGGGCAAATCGACGCTGCTCGCCTATATCGGCGGCTTTCTCGACCGGGCGTTTTCGGCCACCGGCAAGGTGTTTTCCGGTACCGAAGAAATCACCGCGCTGCCGGCCGAGGAGCGCCATGCCGGTATCCTATTCCAGGATCCGCTGCTTTTCCCGCACATGTCGGTCGGCGGTAACCTCCTTTTCGCCATCCCGCCTTCGGTCAGGGGCAGGGCCGCGCGTTCGGCCTTGGTTAAGGAGGCGCTCGATGGCGTCGGCCTGGCCGGGACGGCAGCGCGCGACCCCGACACGCTTTCAGGTGGTCAGAAGGCGCGGGTGGCGCTGGCGCGAGTGCTGCTCTCGGGGCCGCGAATGCTGCTTCTCGACGAGCCCTTCTCCAAACTCGACGCCGGGCTGCGCAGCCAGATGCGTGAGCTCGTCTTTGCGAAGGCCCGCACCAGCTATTTGCCCGTCCTGCTGGTCACTCATGACGAAGCCGACGCCGAAGCGGCCGACGGGCCTGTGATCCGCATCGGGGAATGA
- a CDS encoding ABC transporter permease, which produces MLSRLGPPLTVAILAGPILLGLSGTLLPAFGYLPALGGTDFTLVHVEKLAAQPGILMSALISLAAGLITTAVSLGVVMLFIAGWAGTRIFSRIQHLISPLLSVPHAAAAFGLAFLIAPSGMIARIASPWLTGWERPPDLLIVNDPMGLSMIAGLIVKEIPFLLLIALAALPQVDLPRTRALAASLGYGRIAGFLQGVWPPLYRQMRLAVFAVIAFATSVVDVAAILGPTTPAPLAVRLVGWMNDPELSMRFFASAGALLQLCVTATALLIWIALERLGAAMLRRLRRSGVRFRRDAWLRRAALAAMVAAALTVLAGLATLAVWSFAGLWQFPDALPEMFTAKTWMKTAPRLAAPLSVTLVVAALSTALAAALALLCLMRENETGRTAGRRALLFLYLPLLVPQAAFLFGLQLLFVFTGSVASLPALVLAHLIFVMPYVFLSLSDPWRAYDRRYEAIAAGLGKSRTATLLRVRLPMLSRAILVAAAVGFAVSIGQYLPTVLIGAGRLETITTEAVALASGGNRRVIGVYAFLQMLLPAAGFAVATLVPALVFRNRRAMRM; this is translated from the coding sequence ATGCTGAGCCGCCTCGGCCCGCCACTTACGGTCGCGATCCTTGCCGGGCCGATCCTGCTCGGGCTCTCTGGCACCCTGCTGCCGGCTTTCGGCTACCTTCCTGCGCTTGGCGGGACTGACTTTACGCTCGTGCATGTCGAGAAGCTGGCCGCCCAGCCCGGCATCCTGATGTCGGCACTGATCAGCCTTGCGGCCGGCCTGATCACAACCGCCGTGTCGCTCGGCGTGGTCATGCTGTTCATCGCCGGCTGGGCCGGAACACGCATCTTCTCGCGCATCCAGCATCTGATTTCGCCGCTACTTTCGGTCCCGCATGCCGCAGCCGCCTTCGGCCTTGCCTTCCTGATCGCACCATCCGGCATGATTGCGCGCATCGCGTCACCATGGCTGACCGGCTGGGAGCGTCCGCCCGACCTCCTGATCGTCAATGACCCTATGGGCCTGTCGATGATCGCCGGGCTGATCGTCAAGGAAATCCCCTTCCTGCTGCTGATCGCGCTCGCGGCTCTGCCGCAGGTCGACCTTCCGCGCACCCGCGCGCTGGCCGCATCGCTCGGCTACGGCCGCATCGCCGGGTTCCTGCAAGGCGTCTGGCCGCCGCTCTACCGGCAGATGCGGCTCGCGGTTTTTGCCGTCATCGCCTTCGCCACATCGGTCGTCGACGTGGCGGCGATCCTCGGGCCGACGACGCCGGCGCCGCTTGCCGTGCGCCTGGTCGGCTGGATGAACGACCCCGAACTGTCGATGCGCTTCTTCGCCAGCGCCGGCGCGCTGCTCCAGCTCTGCGTCACCGCGACGGCACTGCTCATCTGGATTGCGCTTGAACGTCTCGGTGCGGCGATGCTGCGCCGGCTGCGTAGATCCGGGGTGCGCTTCCGCCGGGACGCATGGCTGCGCCGAGCCGCGCTCGCGGCCATGGTCGCCGCCGCGCTGACGGTACTCGCCGGTCTTGCCACGCTGGCCGTCTGGTCGTTCGCCGGGCTGTGGCAGTTTCCGGATGCTTTGCCCGAAATGTTCACGGCGAAGACCTGGATGAAAACAGCGCCACGGCTCGCCGCTCCGCTGTCGGTCACGCTTGTGGTCGCCGCCCTGTCCACCGCCCTGGCTGCAGCGCTGGCGCTGCTTTGCCTGATGCGCGAGAACGAGACCGGCCGGACTGCCGGCCGACGGGCGCTGCTCTTCCTCTATCTGCCGCTGCTGGTGCCGCAGGCGGCATTCCTGTTCGGGCTGCAACTGCTGTTCGTCTTCACCGGCAGCGTCGCCAGCCTGCCGGCGCTGGTGCTTGCGCACCTCATCTTCGTCATGCCCTATGTCTTCCTGTCGCTGTCGGATCCGTGGCGCGCCTACGACCGCCGTTATGAGGCGATCGCCGCCGGCCTCGGCAAGTCGCGAACAGCGACGTTGCTCCGGGTCCGCCTGCCGATGCTGTCGCGGGCCATACTGGTCGCAGCGGCGGTCGGATTTGCGGTGTCTATCGGGCAATATCTACCGACCGTGCTCATCGGAGCCGGTCGGCTCGAAACCATCACCACCGAAGCCGTCGCACTGGCGTCGGGCGGCAACCGCCGCGTTATCGGCGTCTATGCCTTTCTGCAGATGCTGTTACCGGCGGCGGGCTTTGCTGTTGCCACGCTTGTCCCGGCGCTGGTATTCCGCAACCGCCGCGCCATGCGGATGTAG